In the genome of Nocardioides seonyuensis, one region contains:
- a CDS encoding TetR/AcrR family transcriptional regulator has translation MTREQIARAAREQFAAGGYDRVTMRSIAAQAGVDAALVAYFFGSKRELFDEVTVLSFDSAALRAQLLDGDSRDVGERLARCLIEALDEAGRRQRILAIIRTAGVEADTARMIRDKFTTGVLEPIVSQLGAGQAPLRAVLVMSQILGIAVARHVVGLEDLTSASQDELVAAFAPTLQRYLVGNIS, from the coding sequence GTGACACGCGAGCAGATAGCTCGGGCCGCTCGCGAGCAGTTCGCCGCCGGCGGCTACGACCGCGTGACCATGAGGTCAATCGCGGCACAGGCAGGCGTCGATGCCGCCCTGGTGGCATACTTCTTCGGCTCGAAACGGGAGCTCTTCGACGAGGTGACCGTCCTCTCTTTCGATTCGGCCGCGTTGAGGGCTCAGCTCCTCGACGGCGACTCCAGGGACGTCGGCGAGCGCCTAGCCAGGTGCCTGATCGAAGCCCTCGATGAAGCAGGCCGGCGGCAGCGCATCCTCGCAATCATCCGCACCGCCGGGGTCGAAGCCGACACTGCCCGCATGATTCGGGACAAGTTCACGACGGGGGTGCTGGAACCGATCGTGTCCCAGCTCGGAGCCGGGCAGGCACCACTGCGCGCCGTGCTCGTCATGTCGCAGATCCTGGGCATTGCCGTGGCTCGCCACGTCGTCGGACTCGAAGATCTGACCTCGGCAAGCCAAGACGAGCTGGTGGCCGCGTTTGCTCCTACGTTGCAGCGCTACCTGGTCGGCAACATCTCCTGA
- a CDS encoding PaaI family thioesterase: protein MEELLASWNEKFRLHADGAQLPPHHTHCLACGPDNPHGHHLTVNRRGEEVHATHVFDERHVGAPGIAHGGAVATVFDDLFGFLLYLTGGPAVTRKLEVLYDSPVILGTTYDLAARVVRTEGRKLFMEADMKQLGGSRVASASALFLSVDVTHFNQGLPI, encoded by the coding sequence ATGGAGGAGCTCCTCGCCAGCTGGAACGAGAAGTTCCGGCTGCACGCTGATGGTGCTCAGCTTCCGCCGCACCACACCCACTGCCTCGCCTGTGGACCCGACAACCCGCACGGCCACCACCTCACCGTCAATCGTCGAGGAGAGGAGGTGCACGCGACCCACGTCTTCGATGAACGTCATGTCGGCGCACCCGGGATCGCCCACGGTGGTGCCGTAGCAACCGTCTTCGACGACCTCTTCGGGTTCCTGCTCTACCTCACGGGCGGTCCTGCGGTGACCCGGAAGCTGGAGGTGCTCTACGACTCACCGGTCATCCTCGGCACTACCTACGACCTCGCGGCCAGGGTCGTCCGCACAGAAGGGCGCAAGCTCTTCATGGAAGCCGACATGAAGCAGCTCGGAGGGTCACGTGTCGCCTCCGCCTCGGCCCTCTTCCTTTCTGTGGACGTGACCCACTTCAACCAGGGCTTGCCAATCTGA